TCGTTACAAATTGACTTGACTTACACGTCAGCGACAGTTGTAGGAATGTTCTCCTCGACCCATTTCAGATCTTCATCctggaaaaagcagaaaaacaaaatgattaaatcaaatgtgaaaaaaacaatacacgctattcatttattgttttatttatcagcattgtttattatttattgagaTGTCCACAGAAGACATTCAACCCACCTCTTTACTCAGCAGTTTCTGGGAGCCGTTAGAGTCGGGCTTCGAGCCTCTCATCTTCATCCcctctgacaaacaaacagaaacaaaccagCTGAAATCACACAGAAGTCTTTTGTCCAATAATATGATTagaaacattattacatttccCTTTTCTAGAAGAATGTTCTCcacatatctatctatatcaGATTTAGACCATGGCCTCAGTAGCACTGAgttaaacaacacaacacccCGGCTGACGAGGTCGTCTTTACGGGATCTGATGATTAATTACAAGAACAGAAATCATACTGGAAATCATAGCTGGCACGtccatcaaaagaaaaacaggtaataacagttaaatatgaagcaaTTAAGACGCAATCAGAAAAGATTGTGACTtaagtgtttatatatttagtgCGTCGATGTGACAAACAGCCGTTAAAGCTTTTAGAGTCATAGATCAGAAATTCACCTCAAACTATAAAATTTAAATTAGCagctgttatttattatttctgtacGAATATTAGTGTGATTAATGAAACCCAGCTTACGTATCAGACGTGTCAGACAATAGCGGTGTTGCTTAAGTATGAACATGAGTCCACTGCTACAGGATAAGAACTCTTATGTGAACTCTATCTGAACTGTACTTACCAAAAGCCTCATTCAGCATGGGCTCCTTGGCTTCATCCTCTTCGTCGTCTTCATCAATCAGAGGAGAGTGGGAGAacctgagagaaaacagaaccACAGATGAAATACAACTACTGGCAACTTCAAATGGCAGAAATGGTTTCAGGCTCCAGGATCAGCCCCGTGTATCTCAACCTCAACTAAGCTTTAATCCGCAATGAATTCATAAGTTCTTATCAGCCAGTGTAACCTGAAGTCTAATCGCAAAATGAGTCTTAGTCCAGTGATGATTTTGGGTGTTAAGCACCCAGCATGCAGAGAAGATATAGAGAAGTGTTTGGACTCCTGCTGGCCAGAAGAGGAACATTtgacgtgagtgtgtgtgaaaccaTGGAGGTTCGAATCAAAGACTACAAACCACAAGACAAAAGTAAGAAGTGAGAAAAAGAATTAGgaataattcaaatgtttaagGACGACGGAAACCAATACAGGAAAAAATTGAGAGAGTCGTGCTGCTCCTAAAAACAGGCCGTCAAACACAGAAGATAAATCTAATGATAAACTAAAACGAGTGACCAAAGTAGCGGGAATCTACCCCGACGATCTCAGGAGCAGTTGAAATAGATGAGGCCCTAGAGGCCGACCGGTGCCAAAGGTCCATTCCAACATTTAGTAATGGATTATGTAGATATGATAAAATCAGTTCATGGAAAAAAGATACATGCTGGGAATCACTGACAGATTCAGTCGATGGGTTGAAGCCACACCCTCAAAAGATCAAGGATCTGGGGCGGTCGGgagtgtagtgggttaagcggccgccccgtgtgtggaggctatagtcctcgctgcagctggcccaggttcgaatcccgcatcggacggctaatttactgcgtgtcactccccctctctctgccccctgcttcctttAGCTGttctatcattaaaggcataaaaagcccaaaaaaataatcttaaaaaaaaaaagatcaaggATCTGAAACAGTTGTAAAATTCTTAACGAGAGAGATAATTCCACAATTTGGCGTACCATCAGAAATACGCTCTGATAATGGATCATCATTTATCCAAAGAGCAGGTAAAGGAATAAAACAGCCTCAGTCTCAGGGCCTGGTTGAGAGAGTGAATGGATCTCTCAAAGCTAAGCTTAACAATGTGCTGGCACTAATCTAAACTGGGTGGATgctttagaagaagaagaagaagaagatatactttattaatcccacgaacagggaaattctttttacactctatttatttatgcattttaacccagatgcacacacattcagtacAAGGCATAGATATGCAATtctggagagagatggtggagtgatgggcagccccccaCTCGCACTAATGAGCTATCACATGCAAGTGAACAGAGTAACACATTTGACCCCGCATGAGACGCTTACAGGTCGACCGTAAGCATGAATTATGAAACGGTGATGTAAGAATGGTTAACAGCTGACTCTGTGGAATTTTTTATCAAGTTTTTCCCACAGCAGCCCCGTGCTCCAGACGGACTCTGACCTCTGGCTGTTAGCAGAGGGCCGCAGCAGCACCATGATCACCAGCAGGATGGTGGAGAACAGAAGACGCCAGAAGGCGTCGTCTACCCACAAGTCCCTCCAACCCTGAGGAAAGGATGCAAACAGAGAGGTTGATGTCATCAGGTTCacttttcatctgtgtgtgtgtgtgtacacgaaGAACTGAAACCCAAACACAACGCGATAATCAATcagtaacagaaaataaaccGACCGTCTGGCAGTCCACCAGCTTGAAGACTTTGGTGGTCCAGATGATGAATATGATGGAAGCTGCGgacacaaagcaaaacaacagaCTCACTCTGATGTCTGTAAACAAGACGCAAAACGGAAAACCTCCCACAATTAGACACTCATCATCAAGTGTCGgcaaaaatatgaattcattaCATTAATACATGAGCAGCATACTGCATATCAAAGCAGTACCCAAcatgtgaggagaggagatcaGTACCACTCTTAGCTTGGCATAAAGACTGAGCCCAGCAGTGCAAACCACAGGAAACTAAATCTACTAAAGCTCACAAAGAAATGCCTTAAGCTTCATACAACACTGGAAAACAGACAAtatataaaacagtaaatacatgaaaacacatacGCAGATTTAtattaaagacagaaatcaaCTAACCGCACCTACATATGAACCAGTGGCTCCACAGTCTGGAGCTCAGCCGTAataccaccacacacaacatacaagaTTTCATATTATAGCAGGCTGGCTGAGAATATTGTCGAAGTTTGAGAAGCTTTCTCATGCCATCGTTATCGGCCACGCTGTTTTTAATTAAGCACCCGTCCCTGATTACTGTCACCTGGTGTCCTGCCTGGTTTCTTTGATAGTCTGTCTGTACTGCGTCTGAAGCTGACCTGTTGTTCCTGACTGTCCCTGgttttgttttagattttgggcattttcatttgtattttgaaCCAACAGCTGCCTTTTAGTTTGGGTTTAATCCCTGCTGTAAGCGAGTGAAGACACTTTTCACACAATCACGTCTGTGTCTTCAGTTGGGTCCACTCCTGAACCTCGCCCCTCTGTGAGAGCGTACATGAATTATTCAGATATTATCGGTTTCAGATGCTGACCTTGTTAAGAGTAACGTCCCACGATGGagcttttatttataataaataatgtcttttTAATTCCACATATCCTTCTTCCCTGTCAAAACTTGGACTCTGCTCTTTAACTCcacatgctctgtgtgtttttcattttcaaaccgATGGTGCATCAATATAATTTGTCGGATTTcgtgcagctccctctggagccacagcTCCtacaaacagactttgatgtgtaaagtCGACGGAGTTCCCCTTAAACTGATCACAATGACTCAGCACATCTCTGCGGAGAGGCAGCCACTACTCACCGAGAACAGAGAAGATGAGCGTGTTGGTGAAGTGCTGATACAAAGAGAGTTTCACCACATTCCTGCGTAGCTTCAGGAGACGAGTGGTTTGAGACAGACTGATGAAAATGTGGATGCAGGTTAAGGAGAACATACAAGCTCATATCTGCAAAGAGAATGAGTCAAACCCTGATTAGCCTGGAGTAGAAGTCTGACTGGTCTGATAAAGGATATCCACCACATGACACACGAGTCAATAAGGGAGAGGCTGAGATTAGCCACCAGGGCGACCGTCCCGTAAAATCcctggaaaaagaagaaagaaacatgagCCTGACGGACGGAGTGTGTTTcaacagactgagagagaagaattcattcattgtgaaggcagtcagtgtgtgttaagATATGAAGACTGAAGTTTCTGCTCCTCATTCTTCTTCCTGCCTTTCTTATCTTGTATTTGTTTCTATAACTTGTTCTCGTGACTTTTTGAACTTGCTTTTTGAATATCACTCTTGGATCAGATTTGTCATTCCCTATCATCCTCACATGTCTGCCTCCCAGAGACTAAATCCCCGTGTAACCTTCTCCCCATATCGCCTCCTCTactcaaatcaaatttatttatatagagtGTCTTGAAAGCCATGCCGGGCAGGagatttatgtaaaaatacacCACCACTAACTATTGGCATCAGTCAGCAACAGATAATGTCCTATCTGTTCTAGTTGAAATGCAGCGGGGCGTCTTATGAATTAAGGTTTAGCAGTgaaatctttttcttctctctctttgataTATTTTGGGACACAGCGAGTCTTTATGACACAGATCAGTCTGTCCTGTGGAGCctgttgaaaacaaacaggtaCCTCACACTGTCTGATGCTAACAAGCTGCAACTGTGCAGAGTGCAGGCCTCTTTAATACTAATTATAGTTAGCTGTTTCATGTGAATGCAACACTACAGTTTTTACTTTGTTCCTACTGAGATCACAGTTTGCTGCTAgtacaaaccaaacatttcccACTGCACTAATGTTAAACTGCACTGGCTGTCACCACGTTACAAACAGGACTGAAGTCTCAAGGATCATAAATTCCTGATGAGAGAAAACCTGTGTCAGGATATGAAAGCCCTGTGTGACATCTGTCACTCTACGTAAGCTAAAATAAACATGGAGGCTGGTGGAGTTCATCCATAGTTGGTACTTACACCTGTCACTCTCAGCACACCTtccacagaggagaagagcagGTAGAGGAGGCCGACAGCTACCAGCCGGTGCACTGTGGTGCCCAACCTGGGCCTAAACAAGTGAGGGGAAGTTCAGTTCTACTGACAAATGACTGAAATTGGATGATCTTAAAATGTTAAAGCATTCAAAATGATGTGAGGTCACAGAGTAGACTCACCTGACTATGCCGTATCCAAGACTGACAATGAGGACCAGGATTCGAGCTAGAGATCTTTTAAGTGCAGAGAGCAGCTCGGCAAAAATCACAGCGCCTTGAACTGTcacgaaaaaaaacaaaacgacgATTATGAAGTAAAGAGAAATAATCCACAGACAAGCAAAGATATAAAATCAACCAACCGTAGTCTCCTTTGTAACGGATGCTCTGGTACTCCGAGTAAAACACGGCTTTTTCCAGCATGCCGAGGATGATGACTGCGCCGATCCAGAACTGGATCCGCAACAGATCCCTCCAGTAACAGGCGCACCAGAAGAGCCAGAGAGCCCCGAACAGCACGTACACGATGCACATGATCATGAAGAACTGCGAcggagaagagggagagaaagctTCACTTTAAAGCGAGGAACGCCACATCATGTGTGTAAACTAAGGTTTGTTTGCCACACTATAACCATACAAACCCAAACACCCTCCCTTTATATCATTTATAGTACACACCATCATGAGGGGCCAGTCTGCTGGAGAAGAGTAGTCATGTGGTCCCTTCATCTCGACTTTCActgaggacagaaaacagataaacGTCACGAATTCAAAGAGATTTCGGAGCGTGTGAAGTGAGACGCTGCCCGGTTCTCACTTGTGAAAGCGAAGCGGAGCTGCTCTACTGCGACGTCTTCGTCCTCGGCTCGGGACACAGGCTGCACCTTCACCATGAACAGATACGGACTGTCCTCCCAAGCTTTGGCCACGGCGCTCAGAACCTGCACAGAGATGTTTGTGAGCAAAGAATCGTTTTAATGCAGACCGACTAAAACTATAAATCAAGACACGTTAAGACCAACAGAGTACGCCATCAGTATGTGAAAAGCATCAGACAGAACTTAAAGTTTCCATGGTTACGGTATCGTAGTGCAGAGCCCCTGAAAGGTCACGGTAGGATTTTGCAATGAACTACTTTTGCGTACCTTTGTGATACTTGTGTCATAAATGTGGCGGTTAGATCTTAAAGCGGGGCGAGAGTAAGCGCACCATCAGCTGAGTCTGTATCGGAGCAGCTAATGTAACATAACTAACAAACTGGGCCGTTCTAAACCGACTGTCAATATGATTATAGCCTCTAGACCGCAAGACCACCAGccataaatcaaaacaatgatttaTCTTTTAGTAGCTGGTCATATCTGTCATATCTGATAGAGACACCAGGCTCTGGCTTTCTCTGCTAATGTTAGGAGCTGTAAAGGAGTAGTCACAGCACAGCTACTGTAGCCATACCCATAGCATCATCCACAACAACCACAAGTGCAGCTGTAAACGGAGCAATAACCACGTCCAATGCcacagcttcagcttcagccaTAGTTCAGTCTACAGCCGTGCAGAGCTGATACAGCTGTGCACAGAGCCAGCAGACGTGCGGCCTGCTGTCGGAGCTCTGGCTTTAGAAAAGGAGTAATGTGAAGTGTCAGAtcaagacatcaaaactatgaagtAACACATATGAAATTATGTCGTAAAGAAAAACGGtgtagacaaaacaaaagaaatttcAGATTCTTCAAAGTGACTCATCAGCTTCATGACGTCGTCATGTTCCTTCTCAgatgttaattagttaattagtcCTTCTTAATGCGTTTCAGAACTGTCTCGTCCGGAGGTAACAGACAGTCAtccatatttacatttagtcatttagcttttatccaaagagaGTTACAAAAATCTTTCTCTTTATTCCAGGTGACGACCTCGTGGAGCTGAAGAGGAGTGGCGAACGTCTGACTGACAGTGTACATTGAAAGTAATAACAACATGTCTTACCGGCTTGTCAGGCCAAATAAAGCTCTGATTCGATGGGTCACTCTGAATAGAACACATAACATAATGTTAAAGTGAACagacgacacacacaaacacacacacacagaaacacacaatgcTTCATTTTTTAGATATTACGATGAATCCATCCGTGATCAGTGACTCACCTTCGGGCTGCTGAGCGGCTGATATGGGTTGTAGTAGTCTGCATAATACGCCTGGTCGAGAAGTCAGAGGACATTAAATAACAAACACTGAGGTCAGACGTATGCTCACACTGTAGCTGtgattatttgtgtttgttcctgtgCTATCCACTGTTATGTCACAAACCTTTGGTAAGATGAGGGTGGAGCAGTTCTCAAA
This DNA window, taken from Larimichthys crocea isolate SSNF chromosome XXIV, L_crocea_2.0, whole genome shotgun sequence, encodes the following:
- the LOC104935357 gene encoding transmembrane protein 87A, with amino-acid sequence MKMLPGSGRTVPLGLLLVALVSRLGTAAEVSVWNVDINSTQDVVFRKTLYANTTIYMKFQSDPGSCDRNVALNISWYLRSSVCYNEVFNTPDNKAMNMFGMDHMLRDGWSGYYSQGYMYFENCSTLILPKAYYADYYNPYQPLSSPKSDPSNQSFIWPDKPVLSAVAKAWEDSPYLFMVKVQPVSRAEDEDVAVEQLRFAFTMKVEMKGPHDYSSPADWPLMMFFMIMCIVYVLFGALWLFWCACYWRDLLRIQFWIGAVIILGMLEKAVFYSEYQSIRYKGDYVQGAVIFAELLSALKRSLARILVLIVSLGYGIVRPRLGTTVHRLVAVGLLYLLFSSVEGVLRVTGGFYGTVALVANLSLSLIDSCVMWWIFISLSQTTRLLKLRRNVVKLSLYQHFTNTLIFSVLASIIFIIWTTKVFKLVDCQTGWRDLWVDDAFWRLLFSTILLVIMVLLRPSANSQRFSHSPLIDEDDEEDEAKEPMLNEAFEGMKMRGSKPDSNGSQKLLSKEDEDLKWVEENIPTTVADVALPVMLDEEEEILKTKMERSKME